The Humulus lupulus chromosome 3, drHumLupu1.1, whole genome shotgun sequence genome window below encodes:
- the LOC133824313 gene encoding uncharacterized protein LOC133824313, which translates to MEITDNPPKSIQFINEHGQIMEQEVKYEWLPIKCKTCAGFGHSMAECRKDKKVQWARKETEHPSEEEQGPGEHQAGKIEESEIQASSEVNKDQVDPVESVLPNEEVVAEVKSNQPWRTPKRIAAQVKEGQRSVTLANNAGHKNKNSNKFVVLQEPMVNGKEETKLKGCKINKFMESQFPHWDFHTSSIIKGRLLIIWRRLNVKITILEESTQVVHCLVKVMGVQQDFGVSFVYGFNSIEGRRSLWDGLQRPSHLVKAWLYLGDFNAPFSSKDRMGGKPISNTELADSIKWLAVAHVEQLQNIGSYFTWTNNQDGAARIYSKIDHVLSNEKCFDLFSQSTTIFRWEGISDPCSCLVRV; encoded by the exons atGGAAATCACTGATAATCCTCCGAaaagcatacaattcattaaCGAACATGGCCAAATCATGGAGCAGGAGGTTAAGTATGAATGGTTACCGATAAAGTGTAAGACATGTGCTGGTTTTGGGCACTCAATGGCCGAATGTAGGAAAGATAAGAAAGTTCAGTGGGCTAGGAAGGAAACAGAACATCCTTCGGAGGAGGAGCAGGGACCTGGTGAACATCAGGCTGGAAAGATAGAAGAAAGTGAGATTCAGGCTAGTTCAGAAGTTAACAAAGATCAGGTAGATCCCGTTGAGTCTGTTTTACCAAACGAAGAGGTTGTGGCTGAGGTTAAGTCTAACCAACCTTGGCGTACCCCTAAACGTATTGCTGCTCAAGTTAAGGAGGGACAGAGATCAGTCACTCTTGCTAATAATGCAGGTCATAAGAATAAGAATTCTAACAAGTTTGTGGTGCTTCAAGAGCCAATGGTGAATGGTAAGGAAG AGACTAAACTGAAGGGTTGTAAAATAAATAAGTTCATGGAAAGTCAGTTTCCGCACTGGGATTTTCACACCAGTTCCATCATCAAAGGTCGTCTATTAATCATTTGGAGAAGGTTAAATGTTAAAATCACCATCTTAGAGGAGTCCACTCAAGTTGTTCACTGTTTGGTGAAGGTGATGGGAGTACAGCAGGATTTTGGGGTCtcctttgtttatggttttaattcGATTGAGGGTAGGCGAAGTCTTTGGGATGGGCTACAACGGCCTAGTCATTTGGTTAAAGCTTGGTTATATTTAGGGGACTTTAATGCCCCTTTTTCGAGCAAGGACAGAATGGGAGGCAAGCCAATTTCTAACACAGAACTAGCTGATTCTATTAAATGGCTGGCAGTTGCACATGTTGAGCAATTACAAAATATTGGTTCATATTTTACTTGGACCAACAACCAAGATGGTGCAGCTAGGATCTACTCAAAAATAGATCATGTTCTGAGTAATGAAAAATGTTTTGATTTATTTTCTCAGTCTACAACTATATTTAGGTGGGAAGGCATCTCAGATCCCTGCTCTTGTCTTGTTAGAGTTTAG